Proteins encoded together in one Passer domesticus isolate bPasDom1 chromosome 6, bPasDom1.hap1, whole genome shotgun sequence window:
- the NKX2-1 gene encoding homeobox protein Nkx-2.1 → MSMSPKHTTPFSVSDILSPLEESYKKVGMEASNLGAPLSAYRQSQVSQPAMQQHPMGHNGTVTAAYHMTAAGVPQLSHATMGGYCNGNLGNMSELPPYQDTMRNSASATGWYGTNPDPRFSSISRFMAPSSGMNMGGMGSLGSLGDVSKSMAPLQSTPRRKRRVLFSQAQVYELERRFKQQKYLSAPEREHLASMIHLTPTQVKIWFQNHRYKMKRQAKDKAAQQQMQQENGSCQQQQSPRRVAVPVLVKDGKPCQAGSNTPTAAIQSHQQQAATTITVATNGNSLGQHQSHQTNSAGQSPDMGQHSASPSSLQSQVSSLSHLNSSTSDYGTAMSCSTLLYGRTW, encoded by the exons ATGTCGATGAGCCCAAAGCATACGACTCCTTTCTCAGTGTCTGACATCTTGAGTCCTTTGGAGGAAAGCTACAAGAAAGTGGGCATGGAGGCCAGTAACTTGGGGGCTCCCCTGTCAGCCTACAGACAGTCTCAGGTTTCTCAGCCGGCCATGCAGCAGCACCCCATGGGCCACAACGGAACAGTGACTGCCGCCTACCATATGACAGCGGCAGGGgtcccccagctctcccatgCTACGATGGGGGGCTATTGCAATGGGAACCTGGGCAACATGAGCGAGCTGCCGCCTTACCAGGACACCATGAGGAACAGCGCTTCGGCGACAGGATGGTACGGCACCAACCCGGACCCCCGCTTTTCCTCAA TCTCCCGCTTCATGGCGCCGTCCTCGGGCATGAACATGGGAGGCATGGGCAGCCTCGGCTCCCTGGGAGACGTGAGCAAGAGCATGGCCCCGCTCCAGAGCACGCCGCGGAGGAAACGGAGGGTCCTTTTTTCGCAGGCCCAGGTTTACGAGCTGGAGAGACGTTTCAAGCAACAAAAATACCTCTCCGCCCCGGAGAGGGAACATTTAGCCAGCATGATACATCTCACCCCGACTCAGGTCAAAATCTGGTTCCAGAATCACCGCTACAAGATGAAACGCCAGGCCAAAGACAAGGCTGCGCAGCAGCAGATGCAACAGGAGAAcggctcctgccagcagcagcagtctcCCAgaagggtggcagtgccagtgcttGTGAAGGATGGCAAGCCCTGCCAAGCAGGCTCCAACACACCCACAGCAGCTATCCAGAGCCATCAGCAGCAGGCAGCTACAACGATCACAGTGGCTACCAATGGCAACAGCCTCGGACAGCATCAGAGCCACCAGACAAACAGTGCGGGGCAGTCTCCAGACATGGGACAGCACTCGGCCAGCCCTTCCTCTCTGCAGAGCCAAGTCTCCAGTTTGTCTCACCTAAACTCTTCTACTTCTGACTATGGCACTGCCATGTCTTGCTCCACCTTGCTATACGGTAGGACCTGGTAA